The Planctomycetia bacterium region CATCCACCAACTGAAGGTGTATCCCCATGAATCAGAAGTGCTTCGCCAGCGAATGATCGCCATTGCGATAACCGCCAGAACACCAAGGATGATTGCCAGTTTCCACTTCCACGGCCTGGGCCTTTTGGAATACTTTTCCTTGATATTCAGGAAAAAGGCACATAGCATGGGCGTCATGGTCAGTGAGCAGACCAGTGACAACAGCACAGCGACACTGACCGTAACACCAAACTGGAAAAAGAACTTCCCGATGGTGCCTTGCATAAACGCCACCGGCAGAAAAATGGCAACAATGGAAAGCGTCGCTGCCAGTGCTGCAAAGGTAATCTCTCGCGCACCGTAGAGTGCCGCTTTTTTGCGTTTAATGCGATCTTCTTCTGGTGTGGCACCCTGCCGCTTCTCTCGATGCCGATGGATATTCTCCAGCACCAGAATGGCATCATCCACCACGACGCCGACAGATAGTGATAATCCTAACAATGTCATCAGATTGATCGTGAACGGTTCCATGCCCAGCATCGGCACGCCGTACCGGATGAAGAAAAAGGTACCGAGCAATGAAGTGGGAATGGAAATGCAGATATTGAGCGTGGTGCCCAATGAACCCAGGAACAGAAAACAGACAAGCGCAGTCAGCAGAATACCCAGGATCAGCGTCAGCTGCAGTTCCGCCACATTCTCCCGAATGAACAGCGAGTAATCGACCGGGATATCAAGTTGCACGCCGGCAGGTAGCAACTTACGCAGTTCTGGAACCGCGTTCTTCACATTTTCGCAGACGGAAACAAGATTGCCTCCCACGGCCTTGCGGACACCTACCGCAACACTGGGCATGCGGTTGAACCGGGCCAGGCTGCGACGGTCTTCCATGCCGTCTTCCACCACGGCGACATCGTGCAGGCGGATCGGCTGGCCATCTTTCTGGGCAATCACCAGGTTTTCCAGTTCCTTGAGAGAATAAGCTTCTCCCATGGTTCGAACATTCAGTTCCACCAGCCTCGATTGCAGATATCCGGCTGGCAGTTCCGCATGTTGCCTTTTCAGCGAATCGAGCACTTCATCGACCGCCAGGTTATAGCTGGCCAGTTTTTCCGCATCGAGCCAGATGCGGATGTTGCGAGACTGCAGTCCGCCAAACTGAATGCCACCCACACCCGGAATGGTCGCCAGACGTTCCTTGAATCCCTTTTCGGCAAAATCACTGATGGTATGCAAAGGCACCGGGCCTGAAAGTGCCAGCCACATGACAGGCAAATCATTCGGATTTACTTTGGTGATGACTGGTGGATCAATATCCAGAGGCAGTTTACGCCGGGCTCCTGATATCGCATTGCTCACATCCTGCATCGCCACATCAATGTTACGATCCAGGCGAAAGAAAATTGTCACCAGACTGGTACCTTCCAGCGACCGCGACATGACATAGTCAACACCCTCGACGCCCGCGACCGCTTCTTCGACAAAGCTGGTGACATCGCCATCCATGATGTCCGGACTGGCTGCTTCCCGCGTAATCGTGATGCTGATGACTGGGAAATCAACTTCGGGAAACTGGCTGACTCCCATCTGGCGATATCCCAGCCAGCCGAACACCATCATCGCAGCAGCCAGCATGACCGCGAACACCGGATTTCGAATGCTGAGATCTGATAAAGACATGGAACCATCACATCATGAAGGAGTGACTTGCTGCGCTACGATTCTTCCCGGTAAATCTCCTCGGGAAGTGGCTGCAGTTTGCCCTGTCGATCAACGCAGGCAAGTGTGGAACTGCCTTCCGCACAGAGCTCATCTCCCCGGTATACTTCATAACGATGCTCGATACGAACCGGCGTCATGCGCTGCAGGATGGTACGCAGTCTGATCTGATCGTCATAATGTACCGGCGTTTTGAACTTGCATTCGATTTTGACGATGACCAGAAAAAAGCCTTTGTCCTCGATTGCCTTGTAAGTCTGTCCATCCGCTCGCAACAGTTCGGTGCGGCCCTCTTCAAAATACACCAGGTACTGGGCATGATGCAGAAAGCCCATCCGGTCAGTTTCCGCATAACGGACACGAATCATCGTTTCATGTTCTTTGAGCATAGCCACCTCTACACGTACTCTTTCAGGATAAGAGTTGGTGGCGATCTTGTCAGTATGCTGGTAGTTACAACTCGATGAGAAAATGAAGGGTATTGCACGCACTGGACACGCTGCACTTCATGCGTTACCCTGTACTCACTCAGGAGTGACTCGATGTTATCCGCTTTCTGTCTGTTGCTACTGTGTTTCCAGGATCAACCGGAAGTCGTTCGGCTCTGGCCAGGCAAAGCTCCCCTTTCTGCCAGTGAAGATCCCGCCAACATCCCCAGCTTGACCGTCTATCTGCCTGAAAAAAGCAAAGCCAGTGGGGCCGCCGTCGTGGTCTGTCCCGGTGGCGGTTACGGCTTTCTTGCTACTGGTCATGAGGGTACCGATGTTGCCCGCTGGCTCAATGAACGTGGCATTGCAGCTTTTGTGCTGAAGTACCGAATTGCTGGCAAACATCAACCTGCTCCCCTGATGGAAGCGCCATTGCTGGATGCACAACGAGCCATTCGCACGGTGCGTGCCAACGCTTCCCAATGGAATATCGACGTGAAAAAAGTCGGCATTTGCGGCTTCTCCGCTGGTGGTCACCTGGCTTCTACTGCAGCGACTCACTTTGATGCAGGCAGCAAGGATGCGGATGATGCCATAGACAAGTTGTCCTGCAGGCCTGATTTTGCCATCCTCTGTTATCCTGTCATCAGCTTGAAGGCGCCCCATACGCATCAGGGGTCCCGCAACAATCTGCTCGGGAAAAATCCTGATGAAAAACAGGTTGAGTTGTACTGTAACGATCTGCAGGTAACCAAGGAAACGCCTCCTACCTTCCTGTTTCATACCGATGAAGATAAGGCCGTGCCGCCCATGAACAGTGTCCTGTTCTATGCAGCCATGAAAAAACATGGTGTGCCTGGCGAACTGCACATCTTTGAAAAAGGAGTGCATGGCGTCGGCTTAGCCCCCAAAACACCACCACCTGGTGCTGCCAACTATGTTCCTCGCCTGCGACCTGTTGATAAAGGACTCTCAACCTGGCCCGATCGCCTCAACGACTGGTTGGGCAGACAGGGTTTGCTGAAATAACTCAATCTCTCTCGAAAGTGCTTCTATGAATCGTCGTCATTGGCTGAAGCAGACACTCGCTTTGGGTACCCTTGCTGCTGTCTCGCCTCATATAGTTGCTATCGATCCCATTGTTCGCAAGGGGCCGGCACAACTGAAGTTGAGCATCGCTGCCTACAGCTACCGCGATTACCTGACTGGCAAGAAGCAGCCCGCCATGACTCTCGATGGCTTTGTTGACCTCTGCGCGGAACTGGGTCTGCCCGCCGTGGAACTCACCAGTTATTACTTCAAAGATACCAGCACGGCGGCATTGACCAGATTGAAAGGCCGCTGCACGCGCTTGGGGCTCGATGTCAGTGGCGGTGCGGTAGGCAACAAGTTTACCGAAGCAGACCCGGCCAAACTGAAGGATGAGATTCGCAAAACAAAAGAATGGACCGAACGCTACTCCGTGCTGGGAGCCAAGGCCATTCGCATCTTCGCGGGCAATGCCATCAAAGGCGAAGAAGAGTCCGTTACCCGTGCCCGCTGTATGGAAGCGATTCAGGAAGTTTGCGAACACGCGTCGCAGTATGGCATTTACATGGCACTCGAAAATCATGGAGGGATTGTTACCACTGCCGAACAGTTGCTGGCCATCGTGCAGGCGATAAAACACGAATGGTTCGGAGTCAACCTCGACAGTGGCAACTTCCGCACCGTTGATCCTTACGGAGATATTGCCAAGCTGGCCCCCTATGCAGTCAACGTTCAGTTCAAGACGGAAATCCAGGTGGCAGGCAAGAAAAAGGAACCCGCTGACATGAATAAGCTGGTCAACATCCTCAAGGAAGCTCGTTACCGTGGCTACGTAGCACTGGAATATGAAGCTGCAGCCGATCCACTGAAAGCCATTCCCGAACATATTCAGCAACTGAAATCACTCTTCGCCGGCTGCAGTGGCTAGAGCTACTTCAAGCTGTGGCAGGGTTATTCAGTACTCCGAATGACCCTGCAGGATGTGCAACGACTTTTGGTTCATGAACAGGTATGGATACCGCACTCTTCAATCACGACATGAGCGATCTGCTGGGGCCGAACCGGTACGATCTCGTTACCGACGACACTCCAGCAGGCGGTTCCATCATTGGCGATGGCGCTTCAGTTTTAAGTAAGCGCGTTCGCGCCCAGGTGCCTCAATATCCAGGCATCTATGCCATGTTCGATCAGCAGGGCAAAGTCATTTATGTGGGCAAAGCCAAACGGCTGCGAACCAGGCTGCTGAACTATTTCAGAAAAAAATCACAAGAAAAACGCAAGGCCCAGCGGCTGCTTAGGCGCACACAGACCATTGCCTGGGAATATGCTCCACATGAATTTGCAGCACTGCTGCGTGAACTCGATCTGATTCAGCAGCACAAACCCCGTTTTAATGTGATGGGCCAGCCATTACTCAAGCGTCGTACCTATCTCTGTCTGGGACGGTCGCCCGCACCATACCTGTATGCTGCCAGGCATCCACCTGCCGATGGAACATTCTTTGGCCCGATCCGGCATCGCCCTGAAATCCTGGATGTCTTGCGTTTGCTGAACGATCATTTTAAACTGCGTGATTGCCCGCGCAAGCAGGTCATGCAGTTTGCCGAGCAGCGCAGCATGATTCAGGAAGACAATGTCGCAGGCTGTATCCGTCATGAACTGGGCACCTGCCTGGGGCCGTGTGCCAGGCTCTGTACTTCACGGCAATATCAGGCACGAGTCAAGGAGGCGAAAAACTACTTCCATTCGCTCGATACTGCACTCTCGGAACTAATCCGAGAGAAAATGCAGCAGGCGGCACGCGAGCTGGACTTTGAACTGGCAGGAAAACTGCGCGATCAATTGGCTTCGCTCGAATGGCTGATGGCCAGCCTTCAGCGCGTGCAGGAGACACGCAGGGAGTTGAGTTTCATCTATCCGGTCGAGGTCAATCATCGCCAGGGGCAGGTTCTCTGGTATCTGATTCATGAAGGGCAATGGCGATGCACGTTGTTCATGCCACAGGATTATGCTACCCGCCAGCAGGCATGGAAAACCATTGACGGCGTGTTTGCAGGCAAAACGCCCTGGAACTTTGCTTCGCAGTCCATTGATCATCTCTGGCTGACCGCAGCCTGGTTCCGCAAGTTTCCCCAGGAGCGGGCCAGGTGCATATCTGTTGAGGATGCACGGCGCATCTGCAGCCAGAAATCGGCCAGTTGATTTTTTGACCATCTAGCCGGAATCGCGCCAATTCTGTTTGATGAACGTATCAGATCTCCTCTCTCCAGGTGCGTTCATGCAGCTTGTTGTCATCCCGGGTGATGGAATTGGGCCGGAAGTTACGGCAGCAACTCTGGAAATTATTGCTGCCACCGGTGTCGTCATCGACTGGGTGTACGCCGAAGCCGGGCCTGATGCAGCAGCCAAATATGGCGACCCGCTGCCTGATGTCACGTTAGACCTGATTCGCAAATATCGCGTGGCATTAAAAGGCCCGGTTACAACACCGGTGGGTAAAGGCTACCGTTCAGTCAATGTCAGGCTGCGGCAGGGGCTTGACCTTTATGCCAGCGTGCGGCCTGTTAAAAATCTTCCCGGTGTCAAAACGCCTTTTGAGAATGTTGATCTCGTCGTCGTGCGCGAGAATACCGAAGGCTTGTATGCAGGCATGGAACATTTCGTGGTGCCTGGGGTGGTGGAAAGCCTGCGCATCATCACCCGCGAGGCATCGGAACGGATCGTCCGCTATGCCTTCGACTATGCCCGCCATGAAGGTCGAAGGAAAGTAACCGCCTGTCACAAGGCCGAAGTGCTCAAGATCAGCGATGGCTTGTTTCTGGAATCAGCCAAGAAAGTGGCCGATGAATATCCGTTCATCGAGTTCGAAGAACGACGGATTGATAACTTGTGCATGGAACTGGCTTTGCATCCGGAGCGGTTTGATGTTCTCGTGATGGAAAACCTCTTTGGCGATGTCGTCAGCGATCTGTGTGCCGGCCTGGTGGGC contains the following coding sequences:
- a CDS encoding acyl-CoA thioesterase, which produces MLKEHETMIRVRYAETDRMGFLHHAQYLVYFEEGRTELLRADGQTYKAIEDKGFFLVIVKIECKFKTPVHYDDQIRLRTILQRMTPVRIEHRYEVYRGDELCAEGSSTLACVDRQGKLQPLPEEIYREES
- a CDS encoding alpha/beta hydrolase — translated: MLSAFCLLLLCFQDQPEVVRLWPGKAPLSASEDPANIPSLTVYLPEKSKASGAAVVVCPGGGYGFLATGHEGTDVARWLNERGIAAFVLKYRIAGKHQPAPLMEAPLLDAQRAIRTVRANASQWNIDVKKVGICGFSAGGHLASTAATHFDAGSKDADDAIDKLSCRPDFAILCYPVISLKAPHTHQGSRNNLLGKNPDEKQVELYCNDLQVTKETPPTFLFHTDEDKAVPPMNSVLFYAAMKKHGVPGELHIFEKGVHGVGLAPKTPPPGAANYVPRLRPVDKGLSTWPDRLNDWLGRQGLLK
- a CDS encoding sugar phosphate isomerase/epimerase; amino-acid sequence: MNRRHWLKQTLALGTLAAVSPHIVAIDPIVRKGPAQLKLSIAAYSYRDYLTGKKQPAMTLDGFVDLCAELGLPAVELTSYYFKDTSTAALTRLKGRCTRLGLDVSGGAVGNKFTEADPAKLKDEIRKTKEWTERYSVLGAKAIRIFAGNAIKGEEESVTRARCMEAIQEVCEHASQYGIYMALENHGGIVTTAEQLLAIVQAIKHEWFGVNLDSGNFRTVDPYGDIAKLAPYAVNVQFKTEIQVAGKKKEPADMNKLVNILKEARYRGYVALEYEAAADPLKAIPEHIQQLKSLFAGCSG
- a CDS encoding GIY-YIG nuclease family protein, which codes for MDTALFNHDMSDLLGPNRYDLVTDDTPAGGSIIGDGASVLSKRVRAQVPQYPGIYAMFDQQGKVIYVGKAKRLRTRLLNYFRKKSQEKRKAQRLLRRTQTIAWEYAPHEFAALLRELDLIQQHKPRFNVMGQPLLKRRTYLCLGRSPAPYLYAARHPPADGTFFGPIRHRPEILDVLRLLNDHFKLRDCPRKQVMQFAEQRSMIQEDNVAGCIRHELGTCLGPCARLCTSRQYQARVKEAKNYFHSLDTALSELIREKMQQAARELDFELAGKLRDQLASLEWLMASLQRVQETRRELSFIYPVEVNHRQGQVLWYLIHEGQWRCTLFMPQDYATRQQAWKTIDGVFAGKTPWNFASQSIDHLWLTAAWFRKFPQERARCISVEDARRICSQKSAS
- a CDS encoding isocitrate/isopropylmalate dehydrogenase family protein, giving the protein MQLVVIPGDGIGPEVTAATLEIIAATGVVIDWVYAEAGPDAAAKYGDPLPDVTLDLIRKYRVALKGPVTTPVGKGYRSVNVRLRQGLDLYASVRPVKNLPGVKTPFENVDLVVVRENTEGLYAGMEHFVVPGVVESLRIITREASERIVRYAFDYARHEGRRKVTACHKAEVLKISDGLFLESAKKVADEYPFIEFEERRIDNLCMELALHPERFDVLVMENLFGDVVSDLCAGLVGGLGVVPGANIGSRCAVFEAVHGSAPDIAGKGLANPIALLRSAAMMLDHVGHRNAAKRIEAAVSKTLKQGQGLTKDLGGQGNTRTITDQIIKNLS